A single region of the Salvia splendens isolate huo1 chromosome 18, SspV2, whole genome shotgun sequence genome encodes:
- the LOC121776950 gene encoding probable protein phosphatase 2C 8, whose translation MEQAHITQMVKKLNPASSSEDERSKKHSRSRRSSDTDSSDESDVRGHHSRSRSDDKETSRGKSSSRRHSKHGKRKRKDSPSRSLGASEHEKRQKKEETLGTMRSHEWGDSYLKPYVIPEPEVTVTDRTAEDECLILASYGLWDIVSDQTACGVARMCLQIVPYIHVVEAQNRINAVGIVIAFPPN comes from the exons ATGGAGCAAGCACACATCACTCAGATGGTAAAGAAACTAAATCCGGCAAG TTCTTCAGAAGACGAGAGGAGCAAAAAGCACTCAAGGAGCCGCAGGAGTTCAGATACTGACTCATCGGATGAATCTGATGTTCGAGGACACCACTCAAGGTCGAGGAGTGACGACAAGGAAACCTCTAGGGGAAAGAGCAGCAGCAGAAGGCACTCGAAGCACGGTAAACGTAAAAGGAAGGACTCTCCGAGCCGATCCCTTGGAGCCTCTGAGCACGAAAAAAgacaaaagaaagaagaaacgTTAGGAACAATGAG GTCTCATGAATGGG GTGACAGTTATCTGAAGCCGTACGTGATACCGGAGCCGGAGGTGACGGTTACGGATCGGACAGCGGAGGACGAGTGCCTGATCCTGGCCAGTTACGGGCTGTGGGACATCGTCTCGGACCAGACCGCGTGCGGTGTGGCTCGGATGTGCCTACAGATCGTCCCTTATATCCATGTCGTCGAAGCTCAAAATCGGATCAACGCCGTTGGAATCGTCATCGCCTTTCCCCCAAATTGA